Genomic DNA from Bosea sp. (in: a-proteobacteria):
TCGCCCCGGCCGACCGAGGCCAGCACATCCTCGACCGTGGGGCGCGCCAGCCGGCTGAGCGCAGCCTTGATCTTGTCGTCGCCCAGCGGGCGGCCCACCCGCTCGAAGGCGCGCTCCAGGATCTGCCGGCCAAGCCCGGCATATTGGCGGCGCACCGCCGCGCGCGTGGCGCGCCGGATCGCCGCCCGCGCCTTGCCCGTGACGACAAGGGATTCCCAGGCGGCTGGCGGCACCTGCGCCTTGGAGCGGACGATCTCGACCTCGTCGCCATTCTGCAGTTCCGTCAGCAGCGGGGCGTTGCGGCCGTTGATCTTGCAGCCGACGGCCGAGTTGCCGACATCGGTGTGCACCGCATAGGCGAAGTCGATCGGGGTCGCCCCGCGCGGCAGCGCTATGAGCAGCCCCTTCGGCGAGAAGCAGAACACCTGGTCGTGGAAGAGTTCGAGCTTGGTGTGCTCAAGGAATTCTTCAGGGCTCGCGACCTCGGCCAGCGTGTCCACGGTGCTGCGCAGCCACTGATAGGCGCTGGACTCGATCATGGCGCGCGGACTCATGGTCCGGCCATCCTTGTAGATGGCATGGGCGGCCACGCCGTATTCGGCAAGCCGGTCCATGGTCTCTGTGCGGATCTGCAACTCGACGCGCTGGCGCCCCGGCCCGATCACGGTGGTGTGGATCGAGCGGTAGTCATTCTGCTTCGGCGTCGAGATGTAATCCTTGTAGCGCCCCGGAACCATGGCCCAGGTGGTGTGGATCACCCCCAGCACGCGATAGCAATCCTCGACATTGGGCACGATGACCCGGAAGCCCACAATGTCGGAGAGTTGTTCGAAGGAGACCGATTTGCGCTCCATCTTGCGCCAGATCGAATAGGGGCGCTTGGCGCGTCCCTTGACCGATGCGGTGATGCCGCGCTCGGTGAAGCGCTGGTCCAGCTCCTTCTCGATCTCGGCGATGAGATCGTTGCTGCGCGCCACGAAATCCGCCAGCTTGGCCGTGATGAGGGCATGCGCTTCCGGCTTGATGTGGCGGAAGGCCAGTTCCTCGAGTTCCTCGCGGAACTCCTGCATGCCCATGCGCCCTGCGAGAGGCGCGTAGATGTCGATGGTTTCCTCGGCGATCCGCAAGCGTTTTTCGGGCCGCATGTGGTCGAGGGTGCGCATGTTGTGCAGCCGGTCCGCGAGCTTGACCAGCAGCACGCGCACATCGGCTGCGACCGCCAGCAGCAGCTTGCGGAAATTCTCGCCCTGCGCGGCCTTCTTCGAAACGAAATCGAGCTTCTTGAGCTTGGTCAGCCCATCAACGAGCTGGCTGATCTCCGGCCCGAACAGCTTGTGGATGTCCTCGATCGTGGCGGACGTGTCCTCCACTGTGTCATGCAGCACGGCCGCCACGATGGTGGCGTCGTCGAGCTTCATGTCGGTGAGGATGGCGGCCACCTCAAGCGGATGGGCGAAGAACGGTCCGCCCGAAGCGCGCTTCTGCGAGCCATGCGCCTGCATCGCATAGACATAGGCGCGGTCGAGCATCTCTTCGTCAGCGTTGGGATTGTAACGCTTGACCCGCTCGACGAGTTCATACTGCCGCATCATGGGCTGGCGCCAAATCGATCCTGGGAGGAGCCGAACATGAATAGTCAGGCGCAACTGACGGCGCTTCAAGAGATTTTTGCCTGACGCGGGCAAAAAAATTCCCGCCCGGCCTGCATCTGTGGCGGACAACGAAAAACCCGGCCTGCGGGGCCGGGTCCTGCATGGTCTCTGAGCCGCTGGCAGCCAGTGGCAGGCGCGCTCAGTCCTCGTCGTCGTCGCGGCTGTTGCCGGAAGGCGCAACGAGGCCATCGAGGCCGCGCAGCAGGTCTTCCTCGCTCATGCGGTCGAACTGAACTTCGGTGTCGTCGCTGGCGCCCTTGACGGCCGCAGCGGGAGCGGCTGCCACCATGAGCGGCACGGTCTCGGCCTCGGGCTCGTCGACCTCGACATGCTTCTGCAGTGAGTGGATCAGGTCTTCCTTGAGGTCGTCCGGAGCGATCTTCTCGTCGGCGATCTCTCGCAGGGCCACGACCGGGTTCTTGTCATTGTCGCGCAGCACGAGGATCTGGGTGCCAGAGGCGATCATCCGGGCGCGGTGGCTTGCAAGAAGCACCAGCTCGAAACGGTTCTCGACCTTGTCGATGCAGTCTTCAACAGTGACGCGAGCCATGTTCGGCGTCCCTCTCAGGTTCGGGCATGAATGGAGAACGAAAGCCGCTCATACAGGCGCGAGCGTTGAAAGGCAAGGATGCCGCCGGACGGCCACGCTGGCCTCACGCATCCGGCTTGAAATCCAGCGCCACGCCGTTGATGCAGTAGCGCAGGCCTGTCGGGGGCGGCCCGTCCGGGAAGACGTGGCCCAGATGCCCGCCGCAATTCGCGCAATGCACCTCCGTGCGGGTCATGCCCCAGCTGCGGTCCACCGTCGTGCCGACCGAACCGGGCACAGGATCATTGAAGCTTGGCCATCCCGTGCCGCTCTCGAACTTGCGCTGGGCGACGAACAGGTCCTGCCCGCAGCCCGCGCAGGAGAAGGTGCCGGCGCGCTCCTCATGGTTGAGCGCGCAGCTTCCGGCCCGTTCGGTGCCATGGCCACGCAGCACCTCATACTGCTCGGGCGTCAGAAGATGCCGCCATTCGGCATCGGTGCGCTGGAAGGGGAAGGTCTCGACGGGTTTCTTCTGGCCGAAGATCGACATGGCATCAGGCTCCTTGGGAAGGGGTGGATGAGCGGGCGAGGGCAGGCTGGCCGGCGAGGCCGCGCCCGCGCCGGGGCAGCGACCGAGCGCGGGCCGCCTGCAGCAGAACCATGGTCAGGCCGGCGGCGAGCACCCACCACGCCGGGCGGATGCTGAAGCTGAAATCGAGATTGGCCTCCAGCACGCGCAAGGCCATGACGCCGGTTCGCGCAGCATACCAGCCCGCCTCGATGAGGGCGGTGCCGAGGCCGCTGGCCAGCGCCAGAGAGATGAGGGCAAGCGCGCCTGCCTCCACGCTCCGCTTGCGCAGCGCACGGTAGCCCATCAGCCAGAGGAAGAACCCCGTCATCAGCACCGGCTGCGAGACATCGACCTTCGATTGCAGGAAGAAGTGAAGCAGGGCGAGCACGGTTATGCCGTAGACCA
This window encodes:
- a CDS encoding bifunctional (p)ppGpp synthetase/guanosine-3',5'-bis(diphosphate) 3'-pyrophosphohydrolase, coding for MMRQYELVERVKRYNPNADEEMLDRAYVYAMQAHGSQKRASGGPFFAHPLEVAAILTDMKLDDATIVAAVLHDTVEDTSATIEDIHKLFGPEISQLVDGLTKLKKLDFVSKKAAQGENFRKLLLAVAADVRVLLVKLADRLHNMRTLDHMRPEKRLRIAEETIDIYAPLAGRMGMQEFREELEELAFRHIKPEAHALITAKLADFVARSNDLIAEIEKELDQRFTERGITASVKGRAKRPYSIWRKMERKSVSFEQLSDIVGFRVIVPNVEDCYRVLGVIHTTWAMVPGRYKDYISTPKQNDYRSIHTTVIGPGRQRVELQIRTETMDRLAEYGVAAHAIYKDGRTMSPRAMIESSAYQWLRSTVDTLAEVASPEEFLEHTKLELFHDQVFCFSPKGLLIALPRGATPIDFAYAVHTDVGNSAVGCKINGRNAPLLTELQNGDEVEIVRSKAQVPPAAWESLVVTGKARAAIRRATRAAVRRQYAGLGRQILERAFERVGRPLGDDKIKAALSRLARPTVEDVLASVGRGEMFSGDVVRAVYPDLEGEKRPLPDGAQGPGWFDLKHGENLKFKRPSAEDESSIPISGLGSDLAVRFAPGGGAVPGDRIVGIMSPGEGVTIYPIQSPALAAFDNEPDRWLDVRWDLEDSRKRRFPARISLKSINEPGTLAQITTVIAEHDGNIDAVTMQRPSPDFTDMIVDLTVWDLKHLNAIISELRQKPVVSGVERIVG
- a CDS encoding DNA-directed RNA polymerase subunit omega, which codes for MARVTVEDCIDKVENRFELVLLASHRARMIASGTQILVLRDNDKNPVVALREIADEKIAPDDLKEDLIHSLQKHVEVDEPEAETVPLMVAAAPAAAVKGASDDTEVQFDRMSEEDLLRGLDGLVAPSGNSRDDDED
- the msrB gene encoding peptide-methionine (R)-S-oxide reductase MsrB; the encoded protein is MSIFGQKKPVETFPFQRTDAEWRHLLTPEQYEVLRGHGTERAGSCALNHEERAGTFSCAGCGQDLFVAQRKFESGTGWPSFNDPVPGSVGTTVDRSWGMTRTEVHCANCGGHLGHVFPDGPPPTGLRYCINGVALDFKPDA
- a CDS encoding sulfoxide reductase heme-binding subunit YedZ gives rise to the protein MALLLAKTAAGLLGSKPLTYAIHDTGDWAVRFLLLSLLVTPLRSVANWPRLIMVRRMIGLTALAYVLVHLGLYVVEQRGDMLKVASEIVLRFYLTIGFVAIMGLAVLGATSTDAMIKRMGSARWNRLHALVYGITVLALLHFFLQSKVDVSQPVLMTGFFLWLMGYRALRKRSVEAGALALISLALASGLGTALIEAGWYAARTGVMALRVLEANLDFSFSIRPAWWVLAAGLTMVLLQAARARSLPRRGRGLAGQPALARSSTPSQGA